One window of the Saccopteryx bilineata isolate mSacBil1 chromosome 2, mSacBil1_pri_phased_curated, whole genome shotgun sequence genome contains the following:
- the LOC136326831 gene encoding transmembrane protein 98-like, translating into METVVIVAIGVLATIFLASFAALVVVCRQRYCRPRDLLQRYDSKPIVDLIRAMETQSEPSELELDDVVITNPHIEAILETGDWIEDASGLMSHCIAILKICHTLTEKLVAMTMGSGVKMKTSASVSDIIVVAKRISPRTTALLLSVSHLVLVTRNACHLTGGLDWIDQSLSAAEEHLEVLREAALASEPDKGLAGPEGFLQEQSAI; encoded by the exons ATGGAGACCGTGGTGATTGTTGCCATAGGCGTGCTGGCCACCATCTTTCTGGCCTCGTTTGCAGCCTTGGTGGTGGTGTGCAGGCAGCGATACTGTCGGCCTCGAGACCTGCTGCAGCGCTATGATTCCAA GCCCATTGTGGACCTCATCAGAGCCATGGAGACGCAGTCTGAGCCCTCGGAGTTAGAACTGGACGATGTCGTCATCACCAACCCTCACATTGAGGCCATCCTGGAGACCGGGGACTGGATTGAAGATGCCTC GGGCCTCATGTCCCACTGCATCGCCATCTTGAAG ATCTGTCACACTCTGACAGAAAAACTTGTTGCCATGACAATGGGCTCGGGAGTCAAGATGAAGACTTCAGCTAGTGTTAGCGACATCATCGTGGTGGCCAAGCGGatcagccccag GACAACTGCCCTGCTCCTGTCTGTCAGTCACCTGGTGCTGGTGACCAGGAACGCCTGCCACCTGACTGGGGGCCTGGACTGGATTGACCAGTCCCTGTCAGCAGCCGAGGAGCACTTGGAAGTCCTTCGAGAAGCAGCCCTGGCTTCTGAGCCAGATAAAGGCCTCGCAGGCCCTGAGGGCTTCCTGCAGGAGCAGTCGGCCATTTAG